From the Pedobacter cryoconitis genome, one window contains:
- a CDS encoding serine hydrolase, with product MISFKKSLISLIAISTLIVSTKKVNAQNSKSAQLDSLVHQANRLGLFNGNILIAENNKVIYKDAIGFADAAGKIKLTEQYRFHIGSIAKEFNAVGIMILKEQGKLSLEDPVSKYLPELPAWASKIHIINLLQYTSGIPDVKWKQVKNNADNMEDLKKTTKLDFEPGSQYAYNNNNVFLQRRIIEKITGLSFAAFTEKYLLKPCGMKTAIVDPVASDKLIAKAYNNTHAEDELTYPINGWVAVTLDDFYKWSNSLTNFKLISPASTKQILEAAGPGQQAGLGGGMMDSNQVIAHKHDGTARNYQALLVSTVPKGRTVILMTNNQQNNLHTFNTSIQAILDGKPYIRIKKSVLSHFGTQIEQMNGQQVIAFYEKMKKTHNDEYSFDEEGTLNEIGYNFLRQNKFTDAILVFEHNTQLFPESGNVFDSLGEAYYKQGDKEKALLNYKKSIVLNPDNADGKKIISELSH from the coding sequence CTTAATAGCCATCAGCACGCTGATCGTATCGACCAAAAAAGTTAATGCACAAAACAGTAAATCTGCACAATTAGATTCCCTTGTTCATCAGGCAAATCGCCTCGGCCTTTTTAACGGTAATATCCTAATTGCAGAAAACAATAAAGTGATTTATAAAGATGCTATTGGTTTCGCAGATGCAGCTGGCAAAATTAAGTTAACCGAACAGTACCGTTTTCATATTGGCTCTATCGCCAAAGAATTTAATGCTGTTGGCATTATGATCTTAAAAGAACAGGGAAAATTAAGCCTGGAAGATCCGGTTTCGAAATACCTGCCTGAACTACCAGCCTGGGCCTCAAAAATCCATATCATCAATTTATTGCAATATACAAGTGGCATTCCGGATGTAAAGTGGAAACAAGTCAAAAACAATGCTGATAACATGGAAGACCTGAAAAAAACAACAAAACTTGATTTTGAACCCGGCAGTCAGTATGCATATAACAACAACAATGTGTTTCTGCAACGCAGGATCATTGAAAAGATTACAGGTTTATCATTTGCAGCCTTTACAGAAAAGTACTTATTAAAACCTTGCGGAATGAAAACCGCTATTGTAGATCCTGTAGCTTCCGATAAATTAATTGCCAAAGCCTATAACAATACACATGCAGAAGATGAACTCACCTACCCGATTAATGGCTGGGTTGCAGTTACGCTGGACGACTTCTACAAATGGAGCAACTCACTTACCAACTTTAAGCTGATCAGTCCTGCTTCTACCAAACAAATTCTGGAAGCTGCCGGCCCCGGCCAGCAAGCTGGTTTAGGTGGCGGCATGATGGACAGTAACCAGGTGATCGCCCACAAACACGATGGTACTGCAAGGAATTATCAGGCTTTACTCGTGAGTACTGTACCTAAAGGCAGAACCGTAATTCTGATGACAAACAACCAGCAGAATAATTTACATACTTTCAATACCTCTATTCAGGCCATTCTGGACGGTAAGCCTTATATCCGGATTAAAAAATCAGTATTAAGCCACTTTGGTACCCAGATAGAACAGATGAATGGCCAACAGGTAATTGCATTCTATGAAAAGATGAAGAAAACGCATAATGATGAATACAGTTTTGATGAAGAGGGCACCTTAAATGAGATCGGTTATAACTTTTTACGTCAAAACAAATTCACAGATGCCATCCTGGTCTTTGAACATAATACACAGCTTTTCCCTGAATCAGGTAATGTATTCGATAGTTTAGGAGAAGCTTATTATAAACAGGGAGATAAAGAAAAAGCTTTATTGAATTATAAAAAATCAATCGTATTAAATCCTGATAACGCAGACGGGAAAAAAATTATATCAGAATTAAGTCACTGA
- a CDS encoding MarC family protein, with protein MYHSFFHLLFIGIIALFPVVNPIGSSFIISPFFTGLNSAEKRKAVGKITFYAFSICTVSLFAGQWILELFGISIPVVQLAGGIMICKMGWENLSSDKKQGNATAETETNLSGYSNIEGQLFYPITFPVTTGAGTISVLFTLSAHSISSDRSDYFMNTAAILSAIIVMCILIYIFYLNTKNIIRYLSSNAEAIFNRISAFLIFCVGLQIAITGIKSLMR; from the coding sequence TTGTATCACTCATTTTTCCACCTGCTTTTTATTGGTATCATTGCGTTGTTTCCGGTTGTGAATCCGATTGGGTCTTCTTTCATTATCAGCCCCTTTTTTACCGGGCTCAACTCTGCCGAAAAGAGAAAAGCAGTAGGGAAAATTACCTTTTATGCTTTTTCAATCTGTACTGTGTCTTTATTTGCCGGCCAGTGGATCCTGGAATTGTTTGGTATTTCTATTCCGGTTGTTCAACTGGCAGGAGGGATTATGATCTGTAAAATGGGATGGGAAAATCTTTCTTCCGATAAAAAGCAGGGAAATGCTACAGCAGAAACAGAAACTAATTTATCGGGATATAGTAACATTGAAGGTCAACTGTTTTATCCAATTACTTTTCCGGTGACTACTGGCGCGGGTACTATTTCCGTATTATTTACATTAAGTGCTCACAGTATATCATCAGATCGTTCTGACTATTTTATGAATACAGCAGCTATTTTATCTGCCATTATAGTGATGTGTATCCTGATCTATATTTTCTATTTGAATACAAAAAATATTATCCGTTATTTAAGTTCCAATGCAGAGGCAATCTTTAACCGGATTTCTGCATTTCTGATCTTTTGTGTAGGATTGCAAATTGCGATTACCGGAATAAAAAGCCTGATGAGGTAA
- a CDS encoding TonB-dependent receptor domain-containing protein: protein MKPLLLTTFLFLFYAFPNTLHAQQTVKINGTVMDGKQTLPAATVLLYTAKDSSLVTTAMTDQDGKFNFTAAPGKYYIVSSSISYNKVKTAPFQLSGPAALLIPAITLKENSKNLNEVSITAAKPVLERKADKLVFNVDATPSAAGLTALEVLKKAPGVNVDYNENISLSGKSNVLVTIDGKQTYLSSTEVVNLLKSMQSNQIESIEIINNPGSRYDANSTGGIINIKTKKSQTEGFNGSLALGAGFNKYLLPNGSLNLNYRKKDFNVFGSYGYNRNKSLQTLKIDRITPGTNPLAFSQRNKDTSVYSSQNFKIGTDFFLSPKHTIGFLIKGNISNYNQQSLSNVNIGPSFAATDSILRTPSYNSSNRKNFSYNINYKGILDTAGQEITVDADYSTFDGTNDANYTNRFYLPNGTFFKDGQIYRNFAPSNIDIKAIKADYTLPINKMFKLEAGAKIASVKSDNNYVYENDIKGSWVFDDTKSNRFLYDERVSAAYATLYVTLGKTSLSGGLRAENTNSTGNSVTTNQLTNRKYTDLFPSLSLSQNINADNTLNFSYSRKINRPNYQNLNPFVFFLDQYTYNQGNPNLKPEYSNNLEASYLFKQKYSLALNYSRTTDVITQVLLQNEVRKSMYQTILNLASESVVSLTLNFPVTVTKWWSMNNNVLGYFKQIKAPDLNGADLNSKQFSGNFYAQNNFTLSKLISADAGLMFSTPQIEGAFKVKSMYNADAGLRYSFPNKTGNLKLGVSDIFHSQKARIFSTLPGNVYNLEQYGNTTSVRLTFTYRFGKMTVKSARNRSTSLDDEQKRLGGK, encoded by the coding sequence ATGAAACCACTTTTACTAACCACATTCCTATTTTTATTTTACGCCTTCCCTAATACCTTGCATGCCCAGCAAACTGTTAAGATTAACGGCACAGTAATGGACGGCAAACAAACATTGCCTGCTGCAACAGTTTTACTTTATACAGCTAAAGATTCATCCCTGGTGACCACTGCCATGACTGATCAGGATGGAAAATTTAATTTTACAGCTGCTCCAGGCAAGTATTACATTGTATCTTCTTCCATAAGTTATAACAAAGTTAAGACTGCCCCTTTTCAATTAAGCGGCCCTGCTGCTTTACTAATTCCTGCCATTACACTAAAAGAGAATTCAAAAAATCTGAACGAAGTCAGCATTACAGCAGCTAAACCGGTTTTGGAACGCAAAGCTGATAAATTGGTCTTTAATGTAGATGCTACACCATCAGCGGCTGGCTTAACAGCACTTGAAGTCTTGAAAAAAGCTCCGGGAGTGAATGTAGATTACAATGAGAACATTTCTCTCTCCGGAAAAAGCAATGTATTGGTTACTATTGATGGTAAACAAACTTACCTGAGTTCAACTGAAGTGGTAAACCTGCTGAAATCAATGCAGAGCAACCAGATAGAGAGCATTGAAATCATTAACAATCCTGGTTCCAGATATGATGCCAACAGCACCGGAGGAATTATTAATATCAAAACCAAAAAAAGCCAGACAGAAGGCTTTAACGGAAGTTTAGCGCTAGGTGCCGGATTCAACAAATATCTGCTTCCTAATGGCTCTTTAAACCTTAATTATCGTAAAAAGGACTTTAATGTATTTGGTTCTTACGGTTATAATAGAAACAAGTCTCTTCAAACGCTTAAAATTGACCGGATAACTCCGGGTACGAATCCATTGGCTTTTAGTCAGCGAAACAAAGATACTTCTGTTTACTCTTCGCAAAACTTTAAAATCGGAACTGACTTCTTTTTATCACCAAAACATACGATTGGATTTTTGATAAAAGGAAATATCAGTAATTACAATCAGCAGAGTTTAAGCAATGTAAATATAGGCCCATCATTTGCAGCAACAGATTCAATTTTAAGAACACCAAGTTATAATTCTTCTAACCGCAAGAATTTCTCTTATAACATTAACTATAAAGGAATATTAGATACAGCAGGACAGGAAATAACTGTAGATGCGGATTACTCTACTTTTGACGGGACTAACGATGCGAACTACACTAACCGTTTTTACCTGCCAAACGGCACTTTCTTTAAAGATGGTCAGATTTATAGAAATTTTGCACCTTCCAATATTGACATCAAAGCTATTAAAGCAGATTATACCCTGCCTATCAATAAAATGTTCAAACTGGAAGCCGGTGCTAAAATCGCCAGTGTAAAGAGTGACAACAACTATGTTTATGAGAATGACATTAAAGGAAGCTGGGTCTTTGACGATACAAAAAGCAATAGGTTCTTATATGACGAGCGGGTTAGTGCGGCTTATGCGACTTTATATGTTACGCTTGGAAAAACTTCCTTATCAGGAGGATTACGTGCCGAAAACACCAATTCTACAGGAAACTCAGTTACTACAAATCAATTAACCAATAGAAAATACACAGATCTGTTCCCCTCTTTATCTCTAAGTCAGAATATCAATGCGGATAACACTTTGAATTTCTCTTATTCCAGAAAAATAAACAGACCAAATTATCAGAACTTAAACCCTTTTGTATTTTTCCTGGACCAGTATACTTATAATCAGGGTAATCCTAATTTAAAACCAGAGTACTCTAATAATCTGGAAGCCAGCTACCTGTTCAAACAAAAATATAGCCTTGCTTTGAATTACAGTCGTACTACAGATGTAATTACACAAGTATTATTGCAAAACGAGGTTAGAAAATCAATGTATCAGACGATCTTGAACCTTGCCTCAGAAAGTGTAGTTTCTTTAACGTTGAACTTCCCGGTAACAGTTACCAAATGGTGGAGTATGAATAATAACGTATTGGGGTATTTCAAACAAATTAAAGCACCTGATTTAAACGGAGCTGACCTGAATTCTAAACAATTCAGTGGTAATTTCTATGCTCAGAATAATTTCACACTAAGTAAGCTTATTAGCGCTGATGCTGGATTAATGTTTAGTACACCACAAATTGAAGGTGCTTTTAAAGTTAAAAGCATGTACAATGCTGATGCAGGATTACGTTATAGCTTCCCAAATAAGACAGGTAACCTGAAATTAGGGGTAAGTGATATTTTTCATTCACAAAAAGCCAGAATATTCAGCACATTACCAGGAAATGTATATAATCTGGAACAATATGGAAATACGACCAGCGTAAGATTAACGTTTACTTATCGCTTTGGAAAGATGACTGTGAAATCTGCAAGAAACAGGTCAACCAGTCTTGATGATGAACAAAAAAGGCTTGGTGGAAAATAA